In Methanobacteriaceae archaeon, the following are encoded in one genomic region:
- a CDS encoding coenzyme F420-0:L-glutamate ligase: MEIKIIGLTHIPLIKKGDSISLLILKAAKKQGISLEDEDVLIVAETAVAKSEGNFIHLNDLDPGEKALEISRITGKNAELVEAILQESEEIIKVGPDFIISETKHGFVCANAGIDESNVDQGLATPIPINPDDSARQIREKIEEKTGKNIAVIISDTQGRAFREGAIGTAIGISGMEPLWDRCGELDLYGRKLQTTQIAVADELASAASLVMGQADEGIPVVIIRGVSYFKKLKNDSATIKPLIRPKRYDVFRD; this comes from the coding sequence ATGGAAATCAAAATTATAGGTCTCACACACATCCCCCTCATTAAAAAGGGAGATTCAATATCTCTTCTGATTCTGAAAGCTGCAAAAAAGCAGGGCATTTCATTAGAAGATGAGGATGTTCTTATAGTCGCTGAAACTGCAGTGGCTAAATCAGAAGGGAATTTTATTCATCTAAATGACTTGGATCCTGGAGAAAAAGCTCTTGAAATTTCCAGAATCACTGGAAAAAATGCCGAGCTGGTTGAGGCAATACTTCAAGAGTCTGAAGAGATCATTAAGGTGGGACCGGACTTCATTATTTCTGAAACCAAACACGGTTTCGTCTGTGCCAATGCAGGTATTGATGAATCCAACGTGGACCAGGGACTGGCAACACCCATACCTATTAACCCCGATGACAGTGCCCGTCAAATTAGGGAAAAAATTGAAGAAAAAACTGGTAAAAATATTGCCGTCATAATATCTGATACCCAGGGAAGAGCCTTCCGGGAAGGTGCTATAGGAACAGCCATTGGTATTTCTGGAATGGAACCACTATGGGATCGTTGCGGTGAGCTGGACTTGTATGGTAGAAAACTTCAAACCACACAGATAGCTGTAGCCGATGAGCTGGCATCAGCAGCATCCCTGGTAATGGGACAGGCTGATGAAGGCATACCTGTAGTTATAATCCGGGGCGTTTCTTACTTTAAAAAGCTAAAGAATGATTCGGCCACCATCAAACCATTGATAAGGCCAAAAAGATATGATGTTTTTCGTGATTAA
- a CDS encoding IMP cyclohydrolase produces the protein MYLGRILAVGSNEDGNFVAYRVSSRSFPNRITRTFKDRVAVIPKEGYEKDVFESPYIAYNCIRLVGDVAVVSNGSHTDVIAEKIASGMSIRDSLALSLMTMDYEKDDFNTPRIAGATTLEGESYIGIVTHEKVQVEKVPANEASYISVYEHINPNKVKFAASNASEAAQFIMDGGKFSQFTNPVSSAAAFGQNSWELKSI, from the coding sequence ATGTATCTAGGAAGAATACTGGCAGTGGGAAGTAATGAAGATGGGAACTTTGTGGCTTATAGGGTTTCCAGCAGATCATTCCCTAACAGGATTACCCGTACTTTTAAGGATAGAGTAGCAGTGATCCCTAAAGAAGGCTATGAAAAAGATGTTTTTGAAAGCCCATATATTGCCTACAACTGCATACGTCTGGTGGGTGATGTGGCAGTGGTTTCCAATGGATCCCATACAGATGTTATTGCTGAGAAGATTGCCTCGGGTATGAGCATCCGAGATTCATTAGCACTTTCCCTTATGACCATGGATTATGAGAAGGATGATTTTAACACCCCCCGTATAGCTGGAGCCACCACTCTGGAGGGAGAATCATACATAGGTATTGTTACTCATGAAAAAGTCCAGGTAGAAAAAGTACCGGCTAATGAAGCTAGTTATATATCAGTTTATGAACATATAAACCCTAATAAAGTCAAATTTGCTGCATCAAATGCTTCTGAAGCTGCTCAATTTATAATGGATGGTGGTAAGTTTTCCCAATTCACCAACCCAGTGAGTTCTGCGGCTGCATTTGGTCAGAATTCTTGGGAGTTGAAATCAATTTAG
- a CDS encoding biopolymer transporter ExbD, producing the protein MTIDTTSYRRKLHSRQARVNLVPLIDVIFTILIFLMVTSSFQAVADTTASSGKPQVSQSSGSSEYYLIPVAGLKKVTVNGVDMSSYIRKSAIAVHTRVIDEGEISIKPKDGAIIIITPPDMSPEKAVSIPQT; encoded by the coding sequence ATGACCATCGATACCACTAGTTACCGGAGGAAATTGCACAGCAGACAGGCTCGGGTTAACCTAGTACCCCTTATTGACGTGATTTTTACCATCCTCATATTTCTCATGGTAACCAGTAGTTTTCAGGCAGTTGCAGACACCACTGCTAGCAGTGGAAAACCTCAAGTTAGTCAAAGTAGTGGCAGCTCAGAGTATTACCTAATACCAGTGGCAGGTCTTAAAAAAGTAACCGTAAATGGAGTGGATATGTCCAGTTATATTCGTAAAAGTGCCATTGCAGTTCACACTAGGGTAATTGATGAAGGAGAAATAAGCATCAAACCAAAGGATGGGGCTATCATCATCATAACTCCTCCAGATATGAGTCCAGAAAAGGCAGTTAGCATACCTCAAACCTAA
- a CDS encoding MotA/TolQ/ExbB proton channel family protein, translating to MIYEFFAGSFNTLLEMFKSGGVITYIITIIGIYGIIYSLEKLYYLRKISQVTLPQIMGEVNKAMERGGSLEALRSIGRYQNPVSKIVAEALKIGFRNNREVEDAMERVFIVEMGRMTKGLDTIRTIIELAPLLGLIGTVLGMWYTFKAMGVNASATGMAEGIYVALITTIAGLTVAIILLPLYSIINGRIESELDKIEIAKKMTNWRTAEMRINVETDVKKASEALKESDGILEVKEILDKNANIWISFNPHMLEKSIGNIIKEKCNAEARIVESKLKQ from the coding sequence ATGATTTACGAATTTTTTGCAGGCTCCTTCAACACCTTACTGGAGATGTTCAAAAGTGGAGGAGTTATAACTTATATCATTACCATAATCGGAATATATGGTATTATCTATTCTCTTGAGAAGCTTTATTATTTGCGCAAGATATCACAGGTAACTTTACCCCAGATCATGGGTGAAGTTAACAAAGCCATGGAAAGAGGCGGATCCCTGGAAGCTTTACGTTCTATTGGACGTTATCAAAACCCAGTTTCAAAGATCGTTGCCGAGGCATTGAAAATTGGTTTTCGTAATAATAGAGAAGTTGAGGATGCCATGGAAAGGGTTTTTATTGTGGAAATGGGTCGGATGACCAAAGGACTGGACACCATCCGTACTATTATTGAACTTGCACCCTTATTAGGACTTATTGGAACTGTTTTAGGAATGTGGTACACTTTCAAAGCCATGGGAGTGAATGCCAGTGCCACCGGCATGGCTGAAGGAATTTACGTGGCATTAATAACCACTATTGCCGGTTTAACCGTTGCCATAATCCTGTTGCCACTTTACTCAATTATTAATGGTAGAATAGAAAGTGAGTTAGATAAGATCGAAATTGCTAAAAAGATGACTAACTGGCGCACTGCAGAGATGCGTATAAATGTAGAAACAGACGTTAAAAAAGCATCAGAAGCTTTAAAAGAATCAGATGGTATTCTAGAAGTAAAAGAAATACTGGATAAAAATGCCAATATCTGGATTTCATTTAATCCCCATATGCTGGAAAAAAGTATTGGCAACATTATAAAAGAAAAATGTAATGCTGAAGCAAGAATAGTGGAAAGCAAGCTGAAGCAGTGA
- a CDS encoding ribonuclease HII translates to MKLLGIDEAGRGSVLGPLVVSGVALEEDRVKFLERLCLKDSKKISPKRRIALYRKINRIAECQTVHIKAQDIDMLRSRDINLNEIEKIAINQIINRLNPTTCYIDSMDVKPERLTSELETLHPEIKVLAEHKADDTYPIVSAASIIAKVERDRAIQDIKKEYENIGSGYPSDPQTIEFLKTIPSGELPDFIRRSWATVERIRGKE, encoded by the coding sequence ATGAAACTTTTAGGAATAGATGAAGCAGGTAGAGGATCCGTTTTAGGGCCTTTAGTTGTTTCAGGTGTAGCATTAGAAGAAGATAGAGTTAAATTTTTAGAAAGACTATGTTTAAAGGATTCTAAAAAGATTTCACCCAAAAGAAGAATTGCTTTGTACCGTAAGATAAATAGAATTGCTGAATGTCAAACTGTGCACATTAAAGCCCAAGATATTGACATGCTTCGTTCAAGAGATATTAACCTCAACGAAATTGAAAAAATAGCCATTAACCAGATAATCAATAGATTGAATCCAACCACATGTTACATCGATTCCATGGATGTTAAACCAGAACGCTTAACCAGTGAATTAGAAACTTTACACCCAGAAATTAAGGTACTAGCTGAACACAAAGCAGATGACACTTATCCTATTGTCTCTGCTGCCTCTATTATCGCCAAAGTGGAACGTGACCGGGCTATTCAGGATATTAAGAAAGAATATGAAAATATAGGATCCGGGTATCCCAGTGACCCCCAAACCATAGAATTTCTAAAAACAATACCCTCAGGAGAACTACCTGATTTTATACGCAGATCATGGGCCACTGTGGAGAGAATTCGAGGAAAAGAATAA
- a CDS encoding rod shape-determining protein produces the protein MFSFLSKKEEVEEEKKKALSNTLGIDLGTLNTVVARPSGDKFDLFKIPSVVAVKKEDPGYVLAVGEEAKSMLGRTPEDIIAVRPLRQGVIESIAQAEALLVYAMELGSGEAMETIDRIVVGIPGDASEVEKKAVEDIGKKAGANYVLVISEGLAAAIGSGLPIAEASGTMVIDIGAGSSDVVVISLGGITDIETIRSGGDDVDNNIVEKVKEIYNVEIGLHEAEKAKIEVGMVHSENETEVGKTTVIGKSMETNKPEKVEINSTLVADAAEPIIVNLVEALAKVLERMSPELISGVYNKTVVVGGTSQLKGLKERIYEEVGVPVEISDDPMTVVAKGTAIVAAEPRALEPEVRLKAMK, from the coding sequence ATGTTCAGTTTTTTAAGTAAAAAAGAGGAAGTAGAAGAGGAGAAGAAAAAAGCTCTGTCCAACACTTTGGGAATCGATCTCGGAACCCTTAACACTGTGGTGGCCAGACCATCAGGAGATAAATTTGATTTATTCAAAATCCCTTCAGTAGTAGCCGTGAAGAAAGAAGACCCGGGTTACGTTCTAGCTGTTGGTGAAGAAGCTAAGTCCATGTTAGGAAGAACCCCTGAAGATATTATTGCTGTCCGACCACTCCGGCAGGGAGTTATTGAAAGCATAGCCCAGGCAGAAGCCCTCCTGGTTTATGCCATGGAACTGGGTTCCGGTGAAGCCATGGAAACCATTGACCGTATAGTTGTGGGCATCCCTGGTGATGCTTCCGAAGTGGAGAAAAAAGCTGTGGAAGATATCGGGAAGAAAGCAGGAGCTAATTATGTTCTGGTAATAAGTGAAGGACTGGCAGCAGCAATTGGTTCCGGTTTACCCATCGCAGAAGCTTCAGGTACCATGGTTATTGATATAGGCGCAGGATCCAGTGATGTGGTGGTTATCTCCCTGGGAGGAATAACTGACATTGAAACCATACGCAGTGGTGGAGATGATGTGGATAACAACATTGTGGAAAAAGTTAAAGAGATCTACAATGTAGAAATAGGACTTCACGAAGCTGAGAAAGCAAAAATAGAAGTGGGCATGGTTCATTCTGAGAATGAAACCGAAGTTGGTAAAACCACTGTTATTGGTAAATCCATGGAAACCAACAAACCTGAAAAAGTTGAAATTAATTCCACTCTGGTGGCAGACGCTGCTGAGCCCATAATCGTGAACCTTGTAGAGGCCTTAGCAAAAGTCCTGGAAAGAATGTCTCCTGAATTGATTTCCGGAGTTTACAATAAGACCGTTGTAGTTGGAGGCACATCCCAACTTAAAGGACTTAAAGAACGTATCTATGAGGAAGTTGGTGTGCCAGTGGAGATATCAGATGACCCTATGACTGTAGTTGCCAAAGGAACTGCAATTGTAGCAGCTGAACCACGCGCACTGGAACCCGAAGTGCGTTTAAAAGCCATGAAATAA
- a CDS encoding phosphatidylserine decarboxylase family protein: MFVKGTFKKVGILLTLAVLPFLFGYFIISFLMFSGIAFLMQFFRDPKRHIPQNDGLIVAPADGRVFKGKIDRVKTVHYHDPLMKYILSPGGKGILVSTFMSPFDVHVNRAPISGTIVKTKHYSGKFKIAMRNVLTENEKNLIVIDSEYGKVGVIQIAGFVARRIVQYVEVGDHVKTGDRLGMIRFGSRVDLIIPFENTELLVSEGKKPTAGETIIARMHKKN, encoded by the coding sequence ATGTTCGTCAAGGGAACTTTCAAAAAAGTTGGCATTTTATTAACCCTGGCGGTTTTACCTTTCCTTTTTGGCTATTTTATTATTAGTTTCCTAATGTTCTCAGGCATAGCTTTTCTGATGCAGTTTTTTAGGGACCCTAAGCGTCATATTCCTCAGAATGATGGCTTGATTGTTGCTCCAGCTGATGGAAGAGTGTTTAAGGGAAAAATTGATCGGGTAAAAACAGTTCATTACCATGATCCTCTGATGAAGTACATACTAAGTCCTGGAGGAAAAGGTATTTTGGTAAGTACCTTCATGTCACCTTTTGATGTCCATGTTAATCGGGCTCCCATCTCAGGCACCATAGTGAAGACCAAACATTACTCTGGTAAATTTAAAATTGCCATGAGAAATGTACTTACGGAAAATGAAAAGAATTTAATAGTTATAGATTCAGAGTATGGAAAAGTGGGAGTTATTCAGATAGCAGGTTTTGTTGCCCGGCGCATAGTTCAATATGTTGAAGTTGGGGACCATGTGAAAACAGGGGACCGTCTGGGAATGATAAGATTTGGTTCCAGGGTTGATCTTATTATCCCTTTTGAAAACACTGAATTGCTAGTCAGTGAAGGGAAAAAACCAACTGCAGGGGAGACTATCATTGCCCGGATGCATAAAAAAAATTAA
- a CDS encoding archaetidylserine synthase, producing the protein MKISHYMAAADLVSLANASSGFLAVVMVSTGNLILAAQFMLLAVIFDSVDGWVARRTNRVDEHGFGKNMDSLSDVISFGVAPGMLLFSACQWFFIQYINILVALLIVICGILRLSRFNVLVDSTDVPGGEKFVGLPIPITALILGSFYLSGMFRMDLALIIMAVIAVFMISTIEYPKFRGMIIMVGGAVLIIGTILPQNILSTINYLPAKLLFIFTILYVLIVPLMELYGRLSRSGPHVR; encoded by the coding sequence ATGAAGATAAGTCATTATATGGCTGCTGCTGACTTGGTTTCCTTGGCAAATGCATCTTCAGGGTTCCTTGCTGTGGTAATGGTGTCCACTGGAAACTTAATACTGGCAGCCCAGTTCATGCTCTTGGCGGTGATCTTTGACTCTGTGGATGGTTGGGTAGCCCGTCGAACTAACCGGGTTGATGAACATGGTTTTGGCAAGAACATGGACTCACTTTCGGATGTGATCTCATTTGGTGTTGCACCCGGAATGCTTTTGTTTTCTGCGTGCCAATGGTTTTTTATCCAATACATTAATATACTAGTAGCACTCCTAATAGTTATATGTGGAATATTAAGACTCTCCCGGTTCAATGTACTGGTAGATTCAACTGATGTTCCAGGTGGAGAAAAATTCGTGGGACTACCTATACCTATCACTGCCTTGATACTAGGATCATTCTACCTCTCAGGTATGTTTCGAATGGACCTTGCACTAATCATCATGGCGGTGATAGCGGTGTTCATGATAAGTACCATTGAGTATCCCAAATTTAGGGGAATGATAATTATGGTTGGAGGCGCTGTATTGATCATTGGAACAATTTTGCCACAGAACATTTTATCAACTATTAACTATCTTCCCGCAAAGCTTTTATTCATCTTCACTATATTATATGTATTAATAGTGCCTCTTATGGAATTATACGGCAGACTTTCTAGAAGTGGTCCACATGTTAGATAA
- a CDS encoding DUF515 domain-containing protein encodes MLDKILGKKDKDKKDVPDLRKEGKKQDSDIGGRLKGMVSKATEKSKEKINSNGKGGDEKPSSEKKIPRPMPKPRPKPRPMAKDRPTLKPPLKKQPKKKGGFGAAAGLGRGLPDDDQKTLVGAAVFGIILIVLVGAGYYFFVYAPYQDAMSAAKQTKITEVNTYFKGPLALDPRKSSILAEIDGGTTPEMVLAVDVIGPATSGWREYQNQQIEAKKDPYGRVMITYAAGGQKNLMMKTSDAQKIVNEADAAVLSNMEIKTPDTVAVPIIISRLQAAGGLVNVGDTVDVYLATTNTSTSTPATNATNTTETTQTSGTSPTISGSTVLAILRAKDSGAVTAQLQQSQEIAFNTLTMTNSRSQSAGTDVEELLKAAASRTWNEAQVNSLLKAYGWRLSDFERASNLGELDVRYMIVLEVPRENALFLMQNSQSLQLTVPTQKAPEWMITELKRIYGTG; translated from the coding sequence ATGTTAGATAAGATCTTAGGAAAGAAGGATAAAGATAAGAAAGATGTCCCTGATCTGCGTAAAGAAGGGAAAAAACAGGACTCGGACATTGGGGGGCGTTTAAAGGGTATGGTGTCCAAGGCCACTGAAAAATCCAAGGAAAAAATTAACAGCAATGGCAAAGGGGGAGATGAGAAACCTTCCTCAGAAAAGAAGATCCCCCGACCCATGCCCAAGCCACGGCCCAAACCTCGCCCCATGGCTAAGGACAGACCTACATTGAAACCACCACTTAAAAAGCAACCGAAGAAAAAGGGTGGTTTTGGTGCTGCGGCTGGTTTGGGAAGAGGACTTCCTGATGATGATCAGAAAACTCTGGTGGGGGCGGCTGTTTTTGGAATTATACTCATAGTTTTGGTTGGCGCCGGTTACTACTTTTTTGTTTACGCACCCTACCAGGATGCCATGTCCGCAGCGAAACAAACCAAGATCACCGAGGTTAACACCTACTTTAAGGGACCCCTTGCATTAGATCCAAGAAAATCATCCATTTTGGCGGAAATAGATGGTGGGACCACTCCAGAAATGGTTCTGGCTGTAGATGTTATTGGTCCAGCTACCTCTGGATGGCGAGAATATCAGAATCAACAGATAGAAGCCAAAAAAGATCCCTATGGTCGGGTGATGATTACCTATGCTGCGGGTGGACAGAAAAACCTCATGATGAAAACATCGGATGCTCAGAAGATAGTTAATGAGGCGGATGCCGCAGTATTATCCAACATGGAAATAAAAACACCGGATACAGTTGCTGTGCCCATAATAATAAGCAGACTGCAGGCTGCTGGAGGTCTGGTCAATGTAGGAGACACGGTGGATGTTTATCTTGCCACAACAAATACTTCCACATCAACCCCAGCAACCAATGCCACCAACACAACTGAAACTACACAAACCAGTGGAACATCCCCCACAATTAGTGGATCTACTGTCCTGGCCATATTAAGGGCTAAAGACAGTGGAGCTGTGACTGCTCAGTTGCAACAATCCCAGGAGATAGCCTTCAATACCCTAACCATGACTAACAGTAGGAGTCAAAGTGCTGGAACTGATGTTGAAGAGCTTCTAAAGGCCGCTGCTTCAAGGACCTGGAACGAGGCACAGGTAAATAGCTTACTAAAAGCCTATGGTTGGAGATTATCCGACTTTGAACGTGCTTCGAATCTTGGTGAACTTGATGTGAGATACATGATTGTTCTGGAAGTGCCCCGTGAAAATGCACTTTTCCTTATGCAGAACAGCCAAAGCTTGCAACTAACTGTTCCAACCCAGAAAGCTCCTGAATGGATGATAACTGAGTTGAAGAGGATATATGGAACAGGATGA
- a CDS encoding class E sortase, whose product MKMSTFFIIAGMLIISAYALIEVNYYSSTQTLNQQPGETPYVTIPKIGVDEAINNKSVDYGIYHEPQSAKPGSGTVVLFGHRTFHGSPFLKLDQLQPGDNVTLEWPGIGYVEYTIENSTIVPADYRLSVEQGNVLFLITCYPLGSTKERLIIKAKQGNIQPIKTVRMANPQQYYAIIIIVAFMAAGTVLSYLYPVKEDRAIVFLVTVALTFFLVLGYFFPTPPSTLESNISRVTDFLGLGF is encoded by the coding sequence ATGAAAATGTCCACCTTTTTTATAATAGCAGGTATGCTCATTATCTCTGCGTATGCATTGATTGAGGTTAATTACTATTCTTCCACCCAAACTCTTAACCAGCAACCTGGAGAGACCCCTTACGTAACAATACCCAAGATCGGGGTTGATGAGGCTATTAACAATAAATCCGTTGATTATGGAATTTATCATGAGCCTCAATCAGCTAAACCAGGCAGCGGCACAGTGGTATTATTTGGTCATCGCACATTTCATGGATCACCCTTCCTGAAACTTGACCAGCTACAACCAGGAGATAACGTAACCCTGGAATGGCCGGGAATAGGCTACGTTGAATACACCATAGAAAACAGTACAATCGTACCTGCGGATTACCGATTATCAGTTGAACAGGGAAATGTGCTGTTTCTCATCACCTGCTATCCTCTGGGTTCAACCAAGGAGAGGTTGATAATCAAAGCTAAGCAGGGAAACATACAACCCATCAAAACCGTAAGGATGGCTAATCCACAACAGTATTATGCTATTATCATAATCGTGGCATTCATGGCCGCAGGAACAGTTTTAAGTTACTTATACCCAGTTAAAGAAGACAGAGCCATAGTCTTCCTGGTTACAGTAGCTTTAACATTCTTCCTGGTTCTTGGTTATTTCTTTCCCACCCCACCCAGTACTCTGGAATCAAACATATCCAGAGTAACTGATTTTCTGGGATTAGGATTCTAA
- a CDS encoding dihydroneopterin aldolase family protein: MNDEKYFQNITTRERSIFEGAITMGALFHQFVGTPVNIKSADSLETAMEESLSLQPCISSVKVQINRELLKETENEYDYLSLTGDMLDVRLVSEYKGVRAVVRMQYIEELQYPLMYVEEVD; encoded by the coding sequence ATGAATGATGAAAAATACTTTCAAAACATCACCACAAGAGAAAGATCCATATTTGAAGGAGCAATTACCATGGGTGCGCTCTTCCACCAGTTCGTAGGCACACCAGTAAATATAAAAAGTGCGGATTCCCTGGAAACAGCTATGGAAGAATCATTGTCCTTACAACCATGCATTAGCAGTGTAAAGGTGCAAATCAATCGTGAACTACTGAAGGAAACAGAGAATGAATATGATTATCTTTCTCTTACTGGGGATATGCTGGATGTGCGGCTGGTATCCGAGTATAAGGGGGTCAGAGCAGTAGTGCGCATGCAATACATTGAAGAACTTCAATACCCTTTGATGTACGTGGAGGAAGTGGATTAA
- a CDS encoding ferredoxin family protein encodes MITVDENLCKGCNICTEFCPRKVYQESGTLNKKGVHVPVPENEDKCTQCQLCVMMCPDQAIKVDEKADEKDEN; translated from the coding sequence ATGATAACCGTTGATGAAAATCTTTGTAAGGGATGCAATATCTGCACTGAGTTCTGTCCCCGTAAGGTTTACCAGGAATCCGGGACCCTAAACAAGAAAGGGGTGCATGTTCCAGTACCTGAAAATGAGGACAAATGCACACAATGCCAGTTATGTGTCATGATGTGTCCTGATCAGGCAATAAAAGTTGATGAAAAAGCGGATGAGAAGGATGAAAACTGA
- a CDS encoding 2-oxoacid:acceptor oxidoreductase subunit alpha, with amino-acid sequence MKTEDYFIQGNEACARGAIKAGCRFFAGYPITPSTEIAEDMAVFLPREGGIFVQMEDEIAALGAVIGAVWSGMKGMTATSGPGFSLMQEHIGYAVMTETPLVIVNMQRGSPSTGQPTMASQSDMMQARWGSHGDYELIALSPSSVQECFDFTVEAFNLAEAYRVPVMVMSDEIVGHMREKITIPDKVDIKARQMPTEGPEKFLPYHAAPDGTSPMPSFGDGYKMHITGLTHDERGYPEASNPQAHSKLVKRLCDKILHHTDEISRIKTESTEDAEIIVVSYGAPSRSALKAVRTARDQGIKAGFIKIDIVWPFPEEMIRNAVGKANRVLVVEMNLGQIFYEVQRILPQSQVELAPKIGGEMHFPEEILEKIKG; translated from the coding sequence ATGAAAACTGAAGATTATTTTATACAGGGTAATGAGGCCTGTGCCAGAGGAGCAATAAAAGCCGGCTGCCGATTTTTCGCCGGATACCCCATAACTCCTTCCACAGAAATCGCAGAGGATATGGCAGTGTTCTTACCCCGAGAAGGGGGGATATTTGTCCAGATGGAAGATGAAATCGCTGCCCTGGGTGCAGTTATCGGAGCAGTTTGGTCGGGTATGAAAGGAATGACCGCCACTTCAGGTCCGGGATTCTCACTAATGCAGGAACATATAGGCTATGCAGTGATGACTGAAACCCCTCTGGTAATCGTCAACATGCAAAGGGGGTCACCATCCACAGGACAACCCACCATGGCCAGTCAAAGTGATATGATGCAGGCCCGCTGGGGATCCCACGGAGACTATGAATTAATAGCTTTATCACCATCATCAGTTCAGGAATGTTTTGACTTCACTGTAGAAGCATTCAACCTGGCTGAGGCGTACAGAGTACCAGTTATGGTGATGAGTGACGAAATTGTAGGTCATATGCGGGAGAAAATCACCATTCCGGATAAAGTTGATATCAAGGCCCGTCAAATGCCCACCGAAGGACCAGAAAAATTCCTACCATATCATGCAGCACCTGATGGAACCAGTCCCATGCCATCTTTCGGCGATGGATACAAAATGCACATCACCGGATTGACACATGATGAACGCGGATACCCGGAAGCTTCAAATCCACAGGCACACTCCAAACTGGTGAAACGTTTATGTGATAAAATCCTCCACCACACCGATGAAATATCCCGGATAAAAACAGAGAGTACTGAAGATGCGGAAATAATCGTAGTTTCCTACGGCGCACCATCAAGATCTGCTCTTAAAGCAGTGAGAACTGCCAGAGATCAGGGTATTAAGGCAGGATTTATAAAAATAGACATTGTCTGGCCGTTCCCAGAGGAAATGATCCGTAATGCTGTGGGTAAAGCAAATAGGGTGCTTGTGGTAGAGATGAACCTGGGACAGATCTTCTACGAAGTTCAAAGAATTCTTCCCCAATCACAAGTGGAATTAGCACCTAAAATCGGTGGTGAAATGCACTTCCCAGAAGAAATTTTAGAAAAAATCAAAGGGTAA
- a CDS encoding 2-oxoacid:ferredoxin oxidoreductase subunit beta translates to MEMEKMDQNRENRFMKYLRKDRLPHIFCAGCGNGIIMNTFFNGMEMAEVDFEKVVMVSGIGCSSRIPGYVKCDSLHTTHGRPISFATGIKLANTQNEVVVFTGDGDAAAIGGNHLIHAARRNINITVICINNSIYGMTGGQISPTSPQGSYGSTAPYGALERSFNLSEMVKAAGATYVARWTTAQPVQLSNAIKKGLQNRGFSFIEVISQCPTYFGRKNRMRSPIEMMKWMKEESIVKRRADKLSPEELEGKIIVGEFENKEEPEFSDNVCQLLEDKCTTGKPSATRSAYQGG, encoded by the coding sequence ATGGAGATGGAGAAGATGGACCAAAACAGGGAAAACCGTTTTATGAAGTATTTAAGGAAGGACAGGCTTCCCCATATTTTCTGCGCAGGATGCGGAAATGGAATTATCATGAACACATTCTTCAATGGTATGGAAATGGCAGAAGTGGACTTTGAAAAGGTGGTTATGGTATCAGGAATTGGATGTTCCTCCCGAATACCAGGCTACGTTAAATGTGACTCACTGCACACCACTCATGGCCGACCCATATCATTCGCCACCGGAATCAAACTGGCCAACACCCAAAACGAGGTGGTGGTATTCACCGGAGACGGAGATGCCGCAGCAATTGGAGGCAACCACCTTATTCACGCTGCTCGTCGTAACATAAACATCACTGTAATTTGTATCAACAACAGCATCTATGGTATGACCGGAGGCCAGATTAGCCCCACCAGTCCCCAGGGAAGTTACGGATCAACTGCACCATACGGGGCACTGGAAAGATCATTCAATCTTTCAGAGATGGTGAAAGCTGCCGGAGCAACATACGTAGCTCGTTGGACCACTGCCCAACCAGTGCAACTATCTAACGCTATTAAAAAAGGACTTCAAAATAGGGGGTTCTCATTCATAGAAGTTATATCCCAGTGTCCCACCTATTTCGGTAGGAAAAACAGGATGCGTTCTCCCATTGAGATGATGAAATGGATGAAAGAGGAAAGCATTGTTAAAAGAAGAGCTGATAAACTTTCACCAGAGGAACTGGAGGGGAAAATCATAGTAGGGGAATTTGAAAATAAAGAAGAACCAGAATTCTCAGATAATGTCTGCCAGTTACTTGAAGATAAATGCACAACTGGAAAACCATCAGCAACCAGATCCGCATATCAGGGGGGATAA